Proteins encoded together in one Candidatus Bathyarchaeia archaeon window:
- a CDS encoding ABC transporter permease, giving the protein MWPFIVRCLETMTIFLLPALGELWDQRSGILNVGIEGMMLMGAASGFVTAIQSGSLALGFIVGTIIGGIFGFLHGLLSITLKVDQVISGMGIWIFAMGFATWWADKYSGPLPAGLSSPKIGGIFSPLFFVALALVFIVWFILYRTSLGLEIRSVGEDPSVAEATGINVTRIRYLSVIVGGLLSGLAGAFLILSYLGVWCHIPTSGMGWIALALVFFSMWKPFILLGGALLFGTIWQFGVSPEVIFPGGLGIPLGVYRMLPFIATLIVLMIILSPKFRRKWGLAKPAALGLPYVKE; this is encoded by the coding sequence ATGTGGCCGTTTATTGTGAGATGTCTCGAGACGATGACGATCTTCCTGCTCCCTGCTCTAGGAGAGCTATGGGATCAGCGTTCGGGCATCCTCAATGTTGGAATAGAAGGAATGATGCTTATGGGAGCAGCTTCTGGTTTCGTAACCGCGATTCAAAGTGGAAGTCTCGCGCTCGGTTTCATAGTCGGGACAATCATTGGGGGAATTTTCGGCTTTCTCCACGGATTACTCTCAATAACGTTGAAAGTTGACCAAGTTATCAGCGGGATGGGAATATGGATCTTTGCGATGGGTTTCGCTACTTGGTGGGCAGATAAGTACTCGGGTCCCTTGCCTGCAGGGCTATCTTCTCCTAAGATTGGTGGAATTTTTTCCCCACTGTTTTTCGTTGCACTTGCGCTTGTTTTCATCGTTTGGTTTATACTTTACAGGACCAGTTTAGGGCTAGAAATAAGGTCGGTGGGGGAGGATCCTTCGGTCGCGGAGGCCACAGGGATAAATGTCACGAGAATCCGTTACCTATCCGTTATCGTAGGCGGATTGCTAAGCGGTTTAGCGGGCGCGTTTTTAATTTTGAGTTATCTAGGAGTTTGGTGCCATATCCCCACGTCAGGCATGGGATGGATTGCTCTCGCTCTTGTTTTCTTTTCCATGTGGAAGCCTTTCATACTGCTTGGAGGCGCCTTGCTTTTCGGAACGATATGGCAGTTTGGCGTTTCACCTGAAGTGATTTTTCCAGGAGGCCTCGGCATACCCCTAGGCGTTTATAGAATGCTTCCGTTCATCGCGACTCTCATAGTGTTGATGATAATTTTAAGCCCAAAGTTCAGAAGGAAATGGGGATTAGCAAAACCTGCGGCGCTGGGCTTGCCCTATGTGAAGGAATAA
- a CDS encoding ABC transporter permease: MRIPRLKLEKMLVLTGRDAVKISTASIIVAFAVFSIFLLLEGADVAEAYRNIFSFAFNPRLGLVMTIHRSMFLLLITLAFILPLKTGFWNVGVQGQFYLGTVGAFAVAYAWGNLPSGVLIPLMLIAASLFGAGYGAIAGFLKEKWGVNEVVTTIMLNHIAFWLIYCLVIGGPWMGVSESESRFLPASAMAPTIGKIPFTVPLAIAISAIFHFLLTKTSIGYQIRCYGSNPTAAKYAGMNPLKMLIFVTAVGGAIAGLSAYHMWAGDPSFGRIPRPEGYMGIGDFTFWGIIVGLVCLLNPIAAIPASIFIGSLREGGSILVRRLGLTFGLDNVFIGILFLTFTAFQFFHRYKIIREKE; this comes from the coding sequence ATGAGGATCCCAAGGCTAAAGCTTGAGAAGATGCTTGTGTTAACGGGTCGAGACGCTGTCAAAATATCCACCGCTTCGATAATCGTTGCCTTTGCTGTTTTTAGCATCTTCCTCCTTCTGGAGGGAGCCGATGTAGCAGAGGCGTATAGAAATATATTCTCTTTTGCTTTTAACCCTCGACTCGGACTGGTGATGACAATCCACAGGAGCATGTTCCTGTTGCTTATCACTCTTGCGTTCATTCTCCCGCTTAAAACTGGGTTTTGGAACGTGGGCGTACAAGGACAGTTTTACCTTGGAACGGTTGGCGCGTTCGCGGTCGCATACGCTTGGGGCAATCTTCCATCCGGAGTTCTTATTCCACTCATGTTAATCGCAGCAAGCCTATTCGGCGCAGGCTATGGGGCAATCGCTGGATTTTTGAAGGAGAAATGGGGTGTAAATGAAGTAGTGACGACCATTATGTTAAATCACATCGCTTTCTGGCTGATCTATTGTTTGGTTATAGGGGGACCGTGGATGGGCGTTTCGGAGTCCGAGAGCCGTTTCTTACCGGCATCCGCGATGGCGCCGACAATCGGAAAGATACCCTTTACCGTACCTCTAGCTATTGCCATATCTGCAATATTTCACTTTTTGCTCACAAAAACGAGTATTGGCTACCAGATCAGGTGCTATGGCAGTAATCCAACCGCAGCCAAATATGCGGGAATGAATCCGCTTAAGATGTTAATTTTCGTGACAGCCGTCGGCGGGGCGATAGCTGGACTGTCCGCATACCATATGTGGGCCGGCGACCCTTCTTTCGGCCGAATTCCAAGGCCTGAAGGGTACATGGGGATAGGGGACTTCACCTTCTGGGGGATAATTGTTGGTTTAGTTTGCCTCTTAAACCCAATCGCAGCGATCCCGGCATCGATCTTTATCGGGTCACTGAGAGAGGGGGGAAGCATTCTGGTTCGAAGACTTGGATTAACATTTGGACTTGATAATGTTTTCATAGGAATTCTCTTCCTCACGTTCACCGCCTTCCAGTTCTTCCATCGATACAAAATCATACGAGAGAAGGAATGA
- a CDS encoding ABC transporter ATP-binding protein produces MSVLIQKKDLFVRRKPQSGKQALSGLLEGLRRGETVLEARGITKRFPGVVANDHIDFEIKAGEVHAVLGENGAGKTTLMNILFGLLQPDEGEIYVRGRRVKFKSPLDAINLGIGMVHQHRKLIPAHTVLENIVLGHPKTEKIPDMRRAEGEVKELCRKYGFKIDLNATVWQLSAGEQQLVEILKALYRGAKLLIFDEPTSVLTPLETEEFLKSLRAMAMNELAIIPFITHKLPEVLKVSDRVTILRKGKVVQRLKRDEATMEALAEYMVGREVLFRVKKPEVKIGKEVLRVENLSALSDRGVLALKGVSFSIREGEIFGIAGVSGNGQHELAEVLAGLRKPEGGKIVFQGSDITGASVLERLKMGIGYIPPERVEVSVGGFSLVENIAMNLWFDEEFSKRGLLNYKKIREHAEKVISEFDVTAPSIDTKAAHLSGGNLQKLILARIIPRTMRLLIANLPTHGLDVGATEFVRNKLMACKEERMGILLVSEDLDEVLQMSDRIAPIYEGRFVSIVPAEKARKESIGAMMAGAPAEEP; encoded by the coding sequence TTGTCGGTTCTCATTCAGAAAAAGGATCTTTTTGTGCGGAGGAAACCTCAGAGCGGGAAACAAGCGTTGAGCGGCCTTCTGGAAGGGTTGAGGCGTGGTGAAACGGTCTTGGAGGCGAGAGGGATCACAAAGAGGTTTCCAGGGGTTGTCGCTAACGATCACATAGATTTTGAGATAAAAGCTGGCGAGGTCCACGCCGTCCTCGGGGAGAATGGCGCTGGAAAGACCACCTTGATGAACATTTTATTCGGATTATTACAACCCGACGAAGGGGAGATCTACGTCCGCGGGAGGAGGGTCAAATTCAAATCGCCTTTAGACGCCATAAACCTAGGAATAGGGATGGTCCACCAGCATCGAAAGTTGATACCGGCCCACACCGTTCTTGAAAATATAGTCCTCGGGCATCCGAAGACTGAGAAAATTCCGGATATGAGGAGGGCCGAGGGTGAGGTAAAGGAACTCTGCAGGAAATATGGTTTTAAAATAGACCTCAACGCGACGGTTTGGCAGCTCTCCGCTGGAGAACAGCAGTTGGTGGAGATTTTAAAGGCCCTCTATCGGGGCGCAAAGCTCTTGATATTCGATGAGCCAACTTCAGTTTTAACTCCTCTTGAAACCGAAGAATTCTTAAAATCCCTGCGGGCAATGGCTATGAACGAACTTGCTATCATCCCCTTTATCACCCATAAATTGCCCGAGGTGCTCAAGGTAAGCGATAGGGTCACCATTCTCAGAAAGGGAAAGGTGGTGCAGCGTCTTAAGAGGGATGAGGCTACGATGGAGGCCTTGGCTGAGTATATGGTTGGAAGGGAGGTTCTCTTTAGGGTGAAAAAGCCCGAGGTGAAAATTGGAAAAGAGGTACTACGAGTGGAGAACCTTTCGGCGCTAAGCGATAGAGGGGTCTTGGCTCTTAAAGGCGTATCTTTTTCCATCAGAGAAGGTGAAATCTTCGGAATAGCGGGAGTCAGCGGTAACGGGCAACATGAATTGGCTGAGGTCTTGGCTGGCCTCCGCAAACCTGAAGGGGGGAAGATAGTTTTTCAGGGCAGCGACATCACCGGCGCCTCGGTTCTCGAAAGGTTGAAGATGGGCATAGGGTATATCCCCCCTGAGCGCGTAGAGGTCAGCGTCGGAGGGTTTTCACTGGTCGAAAACATCGCGATGAACCTTTGGTTTGACGAAGAATTTTCCAAGCGCGGCCTTCTGAATTACAAGAAGATCCGTGAACATGCTGAAAAAGTCATTTCCGAATTCGATGTAACAGCCCCCAGCATTGACACAAAGGCGGCGCACCTCTCTGGAGGGAACTTGCAGAAGTTGATTTTAGCGCGAATAATTCCAAGGACCATGAGGCTTCTGATCGCTAATCTACCCACGCATGGACTAGATGTGGGTGCAACTGAGTTCGTTCGAAACAAATTGATGGCCTGCAAAGAAGAAAGAATGGGAATTTTGCTGGTCTCCGAGGATCTAGACGAGGTTCTGCAAATGAGCGATAGAATAGCACCTATCTATGAAGGCAGGTTTGTGAGCATCGTTCCAGCGGAAAAAGCGAGAAAAGAAAGCATAGGGGCGATGATGGCTGGCGCACCGGCGGAGGAGCCATAA